In Listeria cossartiae subsp. cossartiae, the DNA window TGGATGAACCATCTGTTGAAGAGTCTGTTCAAATTTTGCATGGTTTGCGTGATCGTTATGAAGCGCATCATCGTGTCGCTATTACAGATGAGGCGCTTGAAGCAGCTGTGCGGTTATCTGATCGTTATATTTCAGACCGTTTCTTGCCAGATAAAGCGATTGATGTTATTGACGAGGCTGGTTCTAAAGTACGTTTGAAATCTTTTACAACACCAAAAAATGTAAAAGAAATGGAAAATAATTTATCTGATTTGAAAAAAGAAAAAGATGCGGCTGTTCAAGGACAAGAGTTTGAAAAAGCAGCGTCATTACGTGATAAAGAGCAAAAACTTAAAAAATCTTTAGAAGAAACAAAAGCGAATTGGCAAGAGAAACAAGGACTTGATCATAGTGAAGTAACGGAAGATATTGTCGCTGAAGTGGTTGCGAGTTGGACTGGGATTCCAGTTGCGAAACTTGCGGAAACTGAGACGAATAAACTTCTAAATATGGAAAAACTGTTACATGAGCGTGTTATTGGACAAGATGCAGCTGTTAAGGCCGTGTCGCTAGCTGTTCGCCGAGCTCGTGCAGGGCTTAAAGATCCGAAACGTCCGATTGGTTCCTTTATTTTCCTTGGACCTACTGGGGTTGGGAAAACAGAACTTGCACGTGCGCTTGCTGAGTCGATGTTTGGCGATGAGGATTCGATGATTCGGATTGATATGTCCGAGTATATGGAGAAATTCTCGACTGCTCGTTTAGTAGGGGCTCCTCCTGGTTATGTTGGATATGAAGAAGGTGGGCAACTGACTGAAAAAGTTCGTCAAAAACCTTATTCAGTAGTCCTTTTAGATGAAATTGAAAAGGCGCATCCGGATGTATTTAATATGTTGCTGCAAGTGCTAGATGATGGGCGTTTAACTGATTCTAAAGGGCGAGTAGTTGATTTTAGAAATACAGTTATCATTATGACTTCCAATATTGGGGCTCAAGAAATGAAACAAGATAAATCAATGGGCTTTAACGTGGTGGATCCGATTAAAGATCATAAAGCAATGGAACACCGCGTTTTACAAGACTTAAAACAAGCTTTCCGTCCAGAATTTATTAACCGGATTGACGAAACAATTGTATTCCACTCACTAAAAGAAAAAGAATTGAAACAAATTGTTACGCTATTAACTTCTCAATTAACGAAACGATTGGCTGAGCGCGATATTCATGTGAAATTAACAGAAGGCGCGAAAGCTAAAATTGCCAAAGACGGCTATGATCCAGAATACGGAGCGCGTCCTTTGAAACGAGCTATTCAAAAAGAAGTGGAAGATATGCTTTCTGAGGAATTGCTTCGTGGCAACATTAAAGTAGGCGATTACGTTGAAATTGGTGTGAAGGATGGAAAATTAGAAGTTAGAAAAAAAGCTGCTCCTAAAAAGAAACCGACTGCCAAAAAAGTAAAAGCAAAATAAGTGAAAAGCCTTCCTTAATCTAATTTTAAGGAAGGTTTTTTATGCAAAATGGAGGATTAGGGCTGAAAAAACGAATTTGGCGAAAAGGGTTAACGCGAACAGATGATCTGTGGTAAAATGAAGCATATGCATGGAGGGATGTGAAAAATGGCTAAAGCAAAAAGGACGACCAAATTTGTGTGTCAGGCATGTGGGTATGAATCGGCAAAATGGATGGGCAAATGTCCGAATTGTAATGAGTGGAATCAGATGGTGGAAGCTTTAGAACCATCGAAGAAATCGCGCTCAGCTTTTAATCATACAGGAGAGCCTTCGAAAGCGACTCCGATTACACAGATAGCAAGTGAAGTAGAAAAACGTGTTGAAACAAATATGCCAGAATTGAATCGCGTTTTAGGTGGCGGTGTAGTTCCGGGATCTATGGTACTCGTTGGAGGGGACCCTGGTATCGGGAAGTCAACCTTATTACTGCAAGTGTCAGCGCAACTTACGCTTACAAATAAAAAAGTATTATATATTTCTGGAGAAGAATCTATTAAGCAAACAAAATTACGGGCAGAACGATTGCAAGTTTCCGGGGATAATTTATATGTTTATGCCGAAACTAATTTAGAAGCTGTTCAGGAAACGATTGATTTTGTGAAGCCTGATTTTGTAGTTATCGACTCTATTCAAACGGTTTATCATCCGGATGTTACGAGTGCGGCGGGGAGCGTTTCGCAAGTTAGAGAATGTACAGCGGCATTGATGCGAATTGCTAAAATGCAAAATATTGCTATCTTTATTGTAGGACATGTAACTAAAGAAGGAGCGATTGCGGGACCGCGTTTGCTCGAACATATGGTAGATACTGTGCTTTATTTTGAAGGGGAGCGTCATCATGCTTACCGGATTTTGCGTGCAGTGAAAAACCGTTTTGGATCAACGAACGAAATGGGTATTTTTGAAATGCGGGATGTTGGACTTGTCGAAGTTGCTAATCCATCCGAAGTTTTCTTGGAAGAGCGTCTTGAAGGTGCATCAGGGTCAACGGTTGTAGCCTCAATGGAAGGGACGCGTCCGGTTCTGGTGGAAATTCAGGCGCTAGTTTCACCGACAATGTTTGGGAATGCTAAACGAATGGCGACTGGAATCGACTATAATAAAGTGTCGCTAATTATGGCTGTTTTAGAAAAACGAGTAGGCTTAATGTTACAAAATCAAGATGCTTATTTGAAAGCGGCTGGTGGCGTGAAATTGGATGAGCCAGCAGTGGACTTGGCAGTTGCGGTGAGTGTTGCATCAAGCTATCGTGACAAGCCAACGAAAAGCACGGACTGTTTTATTGGAGAACTCGGACTTACTGGTGAAATTCGACGTGTGGCAAGAATTGAGCAACGCGTGCAAGAAGCTGCAAAACTTGGCTTTAAACGAATTTTCATTCCTAAAAATAATGAGGGAACTTGGAAGATACCAAAAGATGTACAAGTTGTTGGGGTGGAAACAATCGGAGAGGCTTTGAAGAAAGCTTTACCGAACTGAAAATAAATACTTGCGGGATTCCGTGAGTACTATTTGCGGTATAGTCTTTTAATAGTGTAAAATAGTGCTATATGTATATTGGTAATAGCCCGATTATATATAAATGAAAAATGGGAAAGGAGGAAACTAAATGCTTACATGGGTAATTCGAGTGTGTTTTTTAATTCTTGGTGGGACAACGGGAGTCTTTTCACTGCCAACACTTTGGGTGAAACTTG includes these proteins:
- a CDS encoding ATP-dependent Clp protease ATP-binding subunit yields the protein MMFGRFTQRAQKVLALSQEEAMRLNHSNLGTEHILLGLVREGEGIAAKALYELGISSEKVQQEVEGLIGHGEKAVTTIQYTPRAKKVIELSMDEARKLGHTYVGTEHILLGLIREGEGVAARVLSNLGISLNKARQQVLQLLGGGEATGAGRQTNTQATPTLDSLARDLTVIAREDNLDPVIGRSKEIQRVIEVLSRRTKNNPVLIGEPGVGKTAIAEGLAQQIVRNEVPETLRGKRVMTLDMGTVVAGTKYRGEFEDRLKKVMDEIRQAGNVILFIDELHTLIGAGGAEGAIDASNILKPPLARGELQCIGATTLDEYRKYIEKDAALERRFQPIKVDEPSVEESVQILHGLRDRYEAHHRVAITDEALEAAVRLSDRYISDRFLPDKAIDVIDEAGSKVRLKSFTTPKNVKEMENNLSDLKKEKDAAVQGQEFEKAASLRDKEQKLKKSLEETKANWQEKQGLDHSEVTEDIVAEVVASWTGIPVAKLAETETNKLLNMEKLLHERVIGQDAAVKAVSLAVRRARAGLKDPKRPIGSFIFLGPTGVGKTELARALAESMFGDEDSMIRIDMSEYMEKFSTARLVGAPPGYVGYEEGGQLTEKVRQKPYSVVLLDEIEKAHPDVFNMLLQVLDDGRLTDSKGRVVDFRNTVIIMTSNIGAQEMKQDKSMGFNVVDPIKDHKAMEHRVLQDLKQAFRPEFINRIDETIVFHSLKEKELKQIVTLLTSQLTKRLAERDIHVKLTEGAKAKIAKDGYDPEYGARPLKRAIQKEVEDMLSEELLRGNIKVGDYVEIGVKDGKLEVRKKAAPKKKPTAKKVKAK
- the radA gene encoding DNA repair protein RadA → MAKAKRTTKFVCQACGYESAKWMGKCPNCNEWNQMVEALEPSKKSRSAFNHTGEPSKATPITQIASEVEKRVETNMPELNRVLGGGVVPGSMVLVGGDPGIGKSTLLLQVSAQLTLTNKKVLYISGEESIKQTKLRAERLQVSGDNLYVYAETNLEAVQETIDFVKPDFVVIDSIQTVYHPDVTSAAGSVSQVRECTAALMRIAKMQNIAIFIVGHVTKEGAIAGPRLLEHMVDTVLYFEGERHHAYRILRAVKNRFGSTNEMGIFEMRDVGLVEVANPSEVFLEERLEGASGSTVVASMEGTRPVLVEIQALVSPTMFGNAKRMATGIDYNKVSLIMAVLEKRVGLMLQNQDAYLKAAGGVKLDEPAVDLAVAVSVASSYRDKPTKSTDCFIGELGLTGEIRRVARIEQRVQEAAKLGFKRIFIPKNNEGTWKIPKDVQVVGVETIGEALKKALPN